The window CATATCATAGCCGCGCTGCAGGATTTCGCCCTGCCTGGCGGGGTTGATTTCAGCCAGCACCAGCGCGGTCGCCCAGCCGATGGTGGTATGCCCGGAAGGGTAAGAACCGTTCTTCGACAGGGTGCTTTCTTCGTCCGGCCGGCAGGTCGATTCGTTATAAAAAGCAAAAGGACGAATGCGCATATAGTGATTTTTTGCGCTGCGGGTCGCCAGATCGCCGGCGTCTTCACGCATTTTCATCACCAGCTTAAACAGCTCCGGCGCTTTCTGCTGGGTTATTTCCACGCCGAAGGCGTTGGAAAATGCGGCGGCGACGCCGTCTCCGGCAACGTGGGCGTCATCATAAGCCTGCTTGCCCCTGGCGGTATTGCGCACTATTTTCCCGGCGTCGTATTGCGCCTTGTCATTAAGGAAATCAATGCTGTCCATCGCCGGTGGCGGCGGCAGCAATGCCAGGCTATCTATGGACTGCGACTCTTGCAGAAAATACACCTCAGGCTGGGTGGTGACATCTTTGGCGGCAAATGAAAACGGCGTTAACGCGGCACTGGTTAACGCGGCTAATAATATTTTTTTCATATTTATTCCCTAATTAAAATAATTAATTTTGATGCGACTTCCTTGAAGCAAATAATTTAAAGATATGGCCGGTTAACTATAAATTAATAAGAACTTTTCACCTCAATAGCGATCACAGAACGCAACATTGCTTTTCTGACCGAATCTGGGGTTTACAAAGAATACTAAAAAGTACAAACTGGATTTTTAAGTCTACAAACAACCGCCTACAGGAGCCGGTATGAGCCACCTCTTCGATGCCATCGTTTCCGCCCATCAACAGCTGCGCCCACAGGTTTCCGTGACCCCGCTGGAGCGCAGCGTGCTGCTCTCGCAGCAGCTGGGCTGCGAGCTGTATCTGAAATGCGATCACCTGCAACCGACCGGTTCCTTCAAATTCCGCGGTGCCAGCAACAAGCTGCGGCTGCTGAACGACGAACAGCGCCGCCGCGGCGTGATTGCCGCCTCCTCCGGCAATCACGGCCAGGCCATGGCGCTGGCGGGCCGGCTGATAGGCGTGAGCGTAACGGTATACGCGCCGGAAACCGCGGCGGCGGTCAAGCTTGAGACCATCCGCGCGCTGGGCGGCCAGGTGGAGCTGGTGCCGGGCGATGCGCTGAACGCCGAACAGGCGGCCGAGAAAGCCGCCCATGAACAAGGCAAGGTCTATGTCTCCCCCTATAACGACGAGCAGGTGATTGCCGGCCAGGGAACCTGCGGCATGGAGCTGGTTGAGCAGCAGCCCGATCTGGATGCGGTATTCGTGGCGGTGGGCGGCGGCGGCTATATTTCCGGAATAGGCACCGTTCTGAAGCGATTGTCGCCAAAAACGCAGCTTATTGCCTGCTGGCCGGAGAACGCCACCAGTATGTACAGCGCGCTGGAGGCCGGCCATATCTTCCCGGTGGACGAACAAGATACCCTGTCCGACGGCACCGCCGGCGGCGTCGGGCCAGACGCCCTGACCTTCCCGCTATGCCAGCGGCTGATCGATCGCAAAGTTTTAGTCAGCGAAGCGGAAATCAAAGCGGCGATGCGCCAGATAGCCGCCAGCGAACGCTGGATTATCGAGGGCGCGGCCGGGGTGGCGCTGGCGGCGGCGATCCGGCTGGCGCCGGAATTCCAGGGTAAGAAGGTGGCGGTGGCGCTGTGCGGTAAAAACATCGTGCTGGAGAAATACCTCAAGGCAATCGCCGATGAAGACCGTTAACCGCCGGCAGATCCTCGAGGTTTTCGATGCCGATAGCCTCACCTTACTGCAAAAAGAAGGCTTTATCGCCCATTCACAGCAGCGGGTGCAGCAGCCTCCGGTGCAGCATTTCCTGTTCGCGCAGGCCGGCGGCGACTGCTGCGTCAAATCCGCCTGGCAGGAGGGGGATGAGCAGTTTGTCATCAAGGTTTCCACCGGCTTTTATCGCAACCCGGCGCAGGGGCTGGCCAGCAATCAGGGGCTGATGATGGCCTTTTCCGCCCAGACCGGCGAGCCGCAGACGCTGCTGCTGGACGAGGGCTGGCTGACGGCGCTGCGCACCGCGCTGGCCGGGCGCATCGCCGCCGAACTCTGCGCCCCGCCAAATATTCAGGCAATCGGCATTATCGGCTGCGGCATGCAGGCCAGGCTGCAGCTGCAGCAGCTGAAAGCGGTGACCGCCTGCCGCGAGGCGTGGCTATGGGGCCGCAGCGAGCCGGCGCTGCGCGCCTTTCGGCGCGACGCCGAAGCCGAGGGCTTTCGGGTGCAGATTACGCAGGATGCGGCGCAGCTGGCGGCACACTGCCAACTGATAGTCACCACCACCCCCAGCCGCGAGCCAATTCTGCAGGCGGCGGACATCCGGCCCGGCACCCATATCACCGCGGTGGGCGCCGACGCCGACGGCAAACAGGAGCTGGCGACCAATCTGGTGGCCAAAGCGGATGTCATTGTGGTCGACGCGCTATCGCAATGTTCGCAATACGGCGAGATAGCCACGGCTTATCGCCAGGGTTTGCTGGCATCGACGCCGATCGTCGAACTGGGCGCCGCGCTGCAGCAGGGGGGAAAGGCACGCAGCGACCCGCAGCAGATCACCCTGGCCGATTTAACCGGGCTGGCGATTCAGGACGCACAGATAGTGAAAGGCATTTTAGCCGCGCTGTGAAGGGGCGCCAAAGCGCCCCGCCGGAATCAGGCGTTGAGCACAAACTTCTCGATGGCGCGCGCCACGCCGTCTTCGGTATTGGTGGTGGTGACAAACTGCGCCACCGCCTTCAGTTCGGGAATGGCGTTGCCCATCGCCACCCCGAGGCCGGCGTACTCGATCATCGCCGTGTCGTTAGCCTGATCGCCCAGCGTCATCACGTTTTCCCGCGCCACGCCGAGATGCTCGGCCAGCATTCTGACGCCGGCGCCCTTATCGACGTTTTTGTGCAGAATTTCAAGGAAATAAGGTGCGCTCTTCAGGATAGTGTAACGCTCCCGTGTCTCGGCGGGAATGTGCGCAATGGCGCGATCCAGCAGCTCCGGCTCGTCGATCATCATCACCTTCGGGAAGCGGATCTGGCGATCCATCTCCTCCACGCTGCGGTATTTCAACGGGATACCGGTCATTTCCGACTCGTGCACGGTGTATTTGCCGATATCTTTGTTCGGGGTGTACAGGGTATCGAAATCGAATGCCTGGAAGTGGACGCCAAACTCCCGCGCCATCTGCTCAAAATGAAGGTAGTCCTCGAAGCCCAGGGTTTCCTGCAGGATGCAGGCGCCGTCGACCGCCTGCAGCACCAGAGCGCCGTTATAGGTAATGCAGTAATCACCAGGCCCCTGAATGTCCAACTGACGCAGGTAGTCCTGCACGCCGACGTAAGGCCGCCCGGTAGCCAGCACCACGTACACCCCTTTGCGGCGCGCTTCGGTGATGGCCTGCTTTACCGCCGGCGTAATCTGGTGCTGCGGGTTGAGCAGCGTGCCGTCCATATCGATCGCAATCAGTTCAATAGCCATTCAAGCTTCTCCCAGTGGTTTTTTCCCATGCTAACGCGTTTCAGCCCGCGTTGTCAGCGCCAAAAAAGGCGTAAAAAAATCCGCGCAAGTCACCCGGCGCGGATTTTCAACGATCCCCTTCATACTTCAAAGTCGCCTTGATGCAACTTGAATTATTTTGGAGGATAAGGACGTTAGATATCGATATTCGCCGCTTTCAGGGCGTTTTCTTCGATAAAGGCGCGGCGCGGCTCAACCGCATCACCCATCAGGGTGGTGAACAGTTGGTCAGCGGCAATGGCGTCCTTCACGGTCACGCGCAGCATGCGGCGGCTTTCCGGATCCATGGTGGTTTCCCACAGCTGCTCCGGGTTCATCTCGCCCAGCCCTTTATAACGCTGTACCGACAGGCCGCGGCGTGACTCTTTCACCAGCCACTCCAGCGCCTGTTCGAAGCTGTCTACCGGCTGACGACGCTCGCCGCGCTCGATGTAGGCGTCTTCTTCCACCAGGCCGCGCAGTTTCTCACCCAGTTGGCAAATTTTGCGGTATTCGCCACCGTGGATGAAATCGAAGTCCAGCTGATAGTCGGTATCCACGCCGTGGGTACGGATGCGCAGCACCGGCTCAAACATCTGGCGTTCGCGGTTTTCATGGATCACGAAGTCATAGCTGCTGCCGTGCTGCTCTTTCTCGTTCAGCAGCTGCACCAGCGAACCGATCCACGCCTTCACCTTGGCTTCGTCGCTCAGATCGGCTTCGTCCAGGGTGGGCTGGTAGATCAGGCTGTTCAGCAGC is drawn from Serratia entomophila and contains these coding sequences:
- a CDS encoding ornithine cyclodeaminase family protein, with the protein product MKTVNRRQILEVFDADSLTLLQKEGFIAHSQQRVQQPPVQHFLFAQAGGDCCVKSAWQEGDEQFVIKVSTGFYRNPAQGLASNQGLMMAFSAQTGEPQTLLLDEGWLTALRTALAGRIAAELCAPPNIQAIGIIGCGMQARLQLQQLKAVTACREAWLWGRSEPALRAFRRDAEAEGFRVQITQDAAQLAAHCQLIVTTTPSREPILQAADIRPGTHITAVGADADGKQELATNLVAKADVIVVDALSQCSQYGEIATAYRQGLLASTPIVELGAALQQGGKARSDPQQITLADLTGLAIQDAQIVKGILAAL
- the yidA gene encoding sugar-phosphatase; the encoded protein is MAIELIAIDMDGTLLNPQHQITPAVKQAITEARRKGVYVVLATGRPYVGVQDYLRQLDIQGPGDYCITYNGALVLQAVDGACILQETLGFEDYLHFEQMAREFGVHFQAFDFDTLYTPNKDIGKYTVHESEMTGIPLKYRSVEEMDRQIRFPKVMMIDEPELLDRAIAHIPAETRERYTILKSAPYFLEILHKNVDKGAGVRMLAEHLGVARENVMTLGDQANDTAMIEYAGLGVAMGNAIPELKAVAQFVTTTNTEDGVARAIEKFVLNA
- a CDS encoding acid phosphatase yields the protein MKKILLAALTSAALTPFSFAAKDVTTQPEVYFLQESQSIDSLALLPPPPAMDSIDFLNDKAQYDAGKIVRNTARGKQAYDDAHVAGDGVAAAFSNAFGVEITQQKAPELFKLVMKMREDAGDLATRSAKNHYMRIRPFAFYNESTCRPDEESTLSKNGSYPSGHTTIGWATALVLAEINPARQGEILQRGYDMGQSRVICGYHWQSDVTAARMVASAIVARLHAEPAFIAQLQKAKDEFGSLKN
- a CDS encoding threonine/serine dehydratase, which encodes MSHLFDAIVSAHQQLRPQVSVTPLERSVLLSQQLGCELYLKCDHLQPTGSFKFRGASNKLRLLNDEQRRRGVIAASSGNHGQAMALAGRLIGVSVTVYAPETAAAVKLETIRALGGQVELVPGDALNAEQAAEKAAHEQGKVYVSPYNDEQVIAGQGTCGMELVEQQPDLDAVFVAVGGGGYISGIGTVLKRLSPKTQLIACWPENATSMYSALEAGHIFPVDEQDTLSDGTAGGVGPDALTFPLCQRLIDRKVLVSEAEIKAAMRQIAASERWIIEGAAGVALAAAIRLAPEFQGKKVAVALCGKNIVLEKYLKAIADEDR